In Patescibacteria group bacterium, the genomic window TTATTGATTGAACAAATCATGTTTAATCGTGAAAAAGGGGTAGTAATATTATCCGGTAAAGCTAAAGAAAGGCAAGCGCTTCTCTATTTTAAGGATAAGCTGGGTTCTTCAGGGTATTTTACCGAAGTGGATCTGCCGCTTGAAAACCTTTTTACCAAAACCGATATTGATTTCGAAATCACGGCCAAAACTAATCTCGAAAATTTCAAATAAATGCTTAAATTTAATTTTAAAAAACTTGATTATACTAAAAAGATTACTATCATATCGGGGTTTTTGGTTCTTGTTTTGGCGGCTGTTATCGTTTGGGTGGATCTGCCAGCCGTAAAAAATATTAATAAAATGAAGGATGAAATTGAGTTCCAGCGGCTTGACCTCGAAAAAAAGTACGCCAAGAGCCAGCGGATAAAAAAAATGGCCTTAAGCCTGGGAAAAATTGAAAATGAAGTTTTGCGGCTGGATAAAGTTTTTATAAGCGAATACCGGGAATTGGAATTCATCACCCGGCTGGAGCAAATTGCCCAAAGCGATTCGGTTATCCAGGAAATTAATCTAAATAAGAGTGCCGTTATGGAGACCGGCGGCTTCCGGGCAGTCTATCTGTTTGCCCGCTGTCAAGGGAGTTACGAGAACCTGGTAAAATACCTAGAGGATATTGAAGCGCTGGATTACTATATTAATATAGAAGACCTGCAAATAACCAAAGGCGAAAATGAAGAATTCAGCTTAAACCTAAAGGCGCTTACGTACTGGCGCTAAATAATATGCAATTCTTAAAAAGCCCAAGAAAAATTTTGTATATTTTCTACTCCGCGCTGGTTTTAACCGCGCTCGCGGTTTTTGCCCAGCTTTGCTTCTTTATTCATAACAATATCTACCAAACTATATATAATTCCGACCAAATATTAATCCTGCGGAGCATGGTGGCCATTGAACCGATAAACTTAAACGACTTTAACGAAGTAATTTCCAGTCTTCATGATAAGGGGCAAAAATGCGCGCGGGATAAAAAAACGCAGGCTTTACCGGAGTCGGCGGGAGAAGTAAAAGATTAATCAGGCAAGGCCATGCTTATTCTTAATGATTATCATGGCTTTTTTGTATTTCTTGACCGCGGGCAAAAACGGAAAGAGGCGGTAAGCAAAGCCGGGAAGCCAGTCGCTCATAGTGCCGCCGGGGCGGACCCGGTAAAGCGGCCGTCCAATCCAAACGCCGATTTTTCCGCCTTTGGTTATAGTAAGCCATAAATCCCAGTCCTGAAATTTTTTTAAAGACTCGTCAAAGCCGGGAAAACATTCGCGGCGCATCAAACTCATCATATTGATATAAGGAAATTCTTCCAGCTTCTC contains:
- the pilO gene encoding type 4a pilus biogenesis protein PilO; this translates as MLKFNFKKLDYTKKITIISGFLVLVLAAVIVWVDLPAVKNINKMKDEIEFQRLDLEKKYAKSQRIKKMALSLGKIENEVLRLDKVFISEYRELEFITRLEQIAQSDSVIQEINLNKSAVMETGGFRAVYLFARCQGSYENLVKYLEDIEALDYYINIEDLQITKGENEEFSLNLKALTYWR